The sequence GGTGGGACGGGTGGCTTCATAGAGGTCTGCCCAGGGGTTCTCAAGGCCCAAAATGCGGTCTGACAGCACCATGGCCGAAAGCACCGACTTTGCCATGCCCCAGAGGCTAAACCCAGTGGCGACGTAGGTATGCCGGTGTGCCGGGGTCAGCGTACCGATGTAGGGCAACTTGTCAAAAGAGACCATGTCTTGGGTTGACCAGCGGTACTCAGGGGTGACCCCAAAGGTCGATTGCAGATAGTTCTCTAACCGCTGAAAGCGTTCGTCTGTGGCCTCGTCGCTACCCACCTTGTGGCCCTCGCCGCCGACCATCAGCATTGTGCTGCCGTCATCGGTAGGGGCGGTGCGAATAGAGCGATAGTTTTGACCCACACCGATATACATGGCTTGGGGGGCTTGGGTCGCCTCAATGCGGCCCCCGACGATGTAAGACCGCTGGGGATAGGTTTTGGCAAAGTACAGCCCGATATCGAGGATGGGCAGGTTGGTGGTGATCACCACATCTTGGGCCGTCACGGTAGCGCCCCCTTCAGTAATCACGCGGCAGGGGCTTTCATCGTCAACGGTGGTGACGCGGGTTTGCTCAAAGACGTGGCTACCGTCGCCGGGCAGGGTGGCGGCGATCGCCAGCATAAACTTGCGCGGGTGAAACTGCGCCTCGTCGGGCATCATGATCGCCCCCGTGATGGCAAAGGGTAGATCGACGCTTTCCACAAAGCGGGTAGGCAAACCCAGGGCTTGGCTGACTTCCACTTCGGCTTTGACCTTAGCTAAGCCGTCCTCATCGGTGGCGAAGGTGTAGTTGGCTTTGCGCTCAAAGTTGCAATCGATGGCTTCAGTGGCAATTAGATCGGCCAGGCGGGCGATCGCCGCCCGGTTCGACTCCCCATAGAGTCGTGCCTTCTCTTGCCCGTGCTCGTCAACCAAATCGGCATAGATCAGCTGGTGCAGGGCCGAGAGCTTGGCGGTAGTGTGGCCTGAGACGCCACATCCAATGCGATCGGCCTCAATGAGAGCCACGGTTTTGCCCGCCTGCTTCAGCAATTTAGCGGTGACTACCCCGGCCAGACCCCCACCCACTACGGCCACATCGACAGCTATATCTGTACTAAGGGTTGGATAGCTAGACGGCAATGTCGAGTCAATCCAGTAGGAAATGGGGCGTCCGGTCAGAACCATGCAAAAAAACCAGTAAAAAAAGCCAATTTCAATCTTCTTTGATTCCACCGCTGGGTTCGTCCCTCCCGAGGCTAGCCTGGGCATAACCCGATCGATAGAAGTGCTCTGTCGAGAGTTAGACAGAGCATTGCCCTAAAGCTCAACCCTAAGGATCTTATTGCGGCAGTTTATTGAGTTAGAACACGTTGACCGGCAGAAGCCTCTGGTAGGGGCATTGCACTGCCCCTACGTCGCACTTGCTTATCCCATAGACGTTTGTAATAAAGAGCGTTGCCTTAAAACACCTGGCGCAGTCGACCCAGCAGCGTCTGCAACTGATCGAGATCTGCCGGGTCGAGCCGTTCAACCCGTTGTCTAAGCTGGGCAAGGTGCGCCGCACTGGCTTTCTCAAACAGAGATTGCCCAGCCGGGGTGAGCCGCACAATCACGCTGCGGCGATTGTCAGCAGGGGTTTCTCGCAGCACTAGCTGCTTTTGCACCAAGCGATCGACCACCCCTGTGAGGGTGCCCTTCGTGATCAGCGTTTTTTCGCCAATATCGCCCATGGCCATGCCCACAGTATTGTTCAGAGTCGCAAGCACATCAAATTGAGCGGGGGTAAGGTCAAACTGCCGCATGTGAGCATCAGAGTAAGTCGAAAACGCATGGTAGGCCCGCGCTAACTCACGCATCGCCCCAACAAACGGCTCTTGAGCAACCTGGCTCGATGAATTAAAGAAGATGGGGGCCATAGATCGCAGCCCGTATAGTTCTAGCTAGGTTTATTTTAATGCCCAGCTTTTCTGCCCAGCCTCGACCAAAGGTATTGTGGCGAGGGCAGGTTCACGGCGCAATCTAAGCCCTGCACCGTGAACCTCAAACCCCCACTCATCTCCCCGCTGGGGCGAAAACTAGCTCTGTTCAGGGCCAAAGTAGTGGGGCACAAACGAGCCGTGCAGACCGTAGGGCACGTGGTGAGACAGCTTGAGCCGTGCCACTGGGCCAGCCGTGAGGTCACGCCCCTCCAAAATAACCAGGTCAGAGCACTGGCGCTCGGCGTTGTACATCAGCACCAACACCCAGCCGTCATCTTCTCCTTGGCCCTGGGGCCGGGGCACAAACAAGGGTTCTCCCATAAACCCGCGCGGGGCCGCGCTCCAGGTTTGGGTCTCGCCTGTGTGAGTGTCGAGCTTGAGGATGGCTTGCAGCGGGGCATTGCCCTGGGGCGCGTGAGCTGTACCTATAAATAGATGTTGGTAGGGTCGCCCCACACGGTCAGGATGCAGGGTAGGGAACTCTACACAGCGGGTCAGCAGCTTGCTGACCTCAGCGGTACCCGCCGCCCTATCTAAGCTAAAGCGCCACAGCTCTCCTGCCGGAACTCGGTCAAAGTCGACTTCGCGAAAGTCGCTGCTACCGTCTAGGGACGGGAAGCTGTCGTAACAAATAGAGTCGATTACGATCTGGCCTTCTTGCTCGAAGGCATTGGCGTGGTGAAACACAAAACAGGGGTCGGTTTCGATCACCTGCATGGGGTCGCCATTGCGGGGAATGATCAAAATTTTGGTGGGCTGTTTGGGGTTATAGCTAATGCATTCTGCTGCCCCCTTGAGCCCCAGCAAAAAGGGAATCGGCCCAAAGCTCACCGGATTTTGAAAGAAGATGGCGTAGTTGGGCGTTAGGGCAAAGTCGTGCATGAAGGCAAAGCCAGGAATCGTGTGGCTGTGCTGGCTGAGGGCGTTGCCCTGGGCATCAATTTCGTAGAGCGTGATCGTGCTAGATAGCCCGGTTTTGACCGAAAAGCCCACTAGCCGCTGGTCGCCGTGGTGGCCAGGGTCAATTTTGGGGTGAGCGGTGAAAGAACCCCCGGGGGCAATCAGCCCGTTGAGGTAGTCTAGCCCCAGGGTTTCTAGAGTAGATGGATCTAACCGATGAGGTTCAGCGGCTTCCCACAGGGCCAGCAGCTTGTCGGCCCAGTAGACAATGTGGGTATTGGCAATATTCTTTAACTTGAGGTCAAAGGCGTTAGCTAAAGGCCCACCGGGCTTTTGGGTGCCAAATACGCCGCGAAAGAGGGGTTTTTTAGCCTGCTGCTCGGCGACGTAGCCCGCTGTGCGCACGAAGCGGTTGCGAAAAAATGCCTGTCCATTGCGAATGGCGATGCTGCTGATCATGCCATCGCCGTCAAAGGGGTGCTTGACCGGGTGGCCGTGGATATCGAGCAGGCCGGGGCCATTGCGAAACAGAGTTCCGTCTAGGTCGGTGGGAATGCTGCCCTCAATGTCGGTAATCCAATAGCTGTGCTCGTCGGGCTGGGAGCGGTAGCCGCTGCTCCAGTCATCAACGGAAAAGGTATCAGCGTTCGGACCGGCCTCGGGGGCGGTCATGGTTGGGGAGTTGATGATGGGGTAGGTAGACATCTGGGCGAAGAAAATAAGGGGTAGTGGGATAGATCAGGCGGTGGGAAGACAACTGTAGGCTGGCTGGACGCAGCCATACATCTTTCTCTAGGAGAAAAAAGCCTTAAGAGAAAAAGGTTCTAGAGAAAAAAGGGCTAGTCGCGATCGCCGGCAGGAACGGGGCGCTCCGTAGACGGAATAGCAAAGAGCGTTTCTGACACTAGGGGTGTCTCAACCGGGGGGTGGGCGTTAGGTTGACTATCGCCCACCCCCTGGGATGAGGAGTTTGGCAGCAAAAACAACAGCGGCAGGGGCAGCAGGGTGGTGAGGTTGGTGATCAGCACCAGCTGCCACAGGTGGTCGAAGTTGGTCTCGGTAACGCCAAGCCAGTGGGTGAGCAGCGCCCCTAGCTCGTGGGAGAGCAGCCCGGCCAAATTCACCACCGACATCAGCAGGGCAAATAGGGTGGCCTCGACGCCGGGGGGGCATAGCCGGGCCGAGAGCACCAGCACCGGCATAAAGGCAATCTCTCCCATAACCGTGAGCACTAAGCTGTCGCCCAGGCTAAACCACTCATCGCCAATGCCCAGACTGCGGTTGACGTGGGTGACCAGCAGCAGCATGCTCATGCCCAGCACGCTGGAGAGCACCGTCGACCAGGCAAAGATGGTGCGAAAGGGCACCGTGCGCAAAAACCGCTGAAATACCCAAATGCCCAGCAGCGCCGCCAGGCTAGTCACTAGCCGCACCCGGCCCAAAAACTCGGGCTGAAAGCCCAAATCGTTGGTGGTAAAGAAAAAGAAGGCGGCATCGGCGGTGGGGGTGGCCTGCCACAGAAAGAGAAATAGAGCGGGCATCCAGATGGCGCGCTGGCGAACAGCTTGCCAGAGCTGCTTAACCTGGTGATTCACCACCGTCCAGCTGGGCGAATCGACGGCCTCTTCGGCGATCAGCACCGCCACCAGCGACACAATTAGGGGAAAGGTGGCGGTAATGCCAAATACGGTACGGGTGCTGACATGCTGGAGCAATGCTCCGCCCAGGTAGGCCGTGAGAATGCCGCCCACCGCTGAGGTGCCCCAGGCCAGTGATTGCAGGGTACCGGCGTTGCCCAACGATTCACCCCGGGCACGCTCTACCACGAGAGAATCGACGATCACGTCGCTGACGGCGACCGAGAGAGAACTGAGGGTAATGGCTGCGATCGCAGCCCAGCCCGTCTGCACCACCGTTGCCAACGCCAGCCACGCCCCTGCCCCCAAAATTCCCGACAAAATCAGGTAGGGCCGCCGTCGGTAGCCAAAGATGGGGAGACCATCTGAGAGCAGACCAAACACGGGCTTGATTGTCCAGGGCAGCGTGGCAATGCCCGACAGCGCGGCGACCTCTGCCGGGGTTAAACCCAGGTCATCTTTCAGGAAAAAGCTCACCGCTAGTCGCGCTAGCCCCAAAATGCCCTGGACAAAATACACCAGCAAAATGGCTGCGAGTTCTGAGGTCAGAGGCTGGCCCAGCAGAATGCGAGTTTCTACAAAGCCTTTGATGCCGCTGGAAGTGGAATGAGAAACCGTCATGCAGTAATGTCTTGCAAAATAAGCGTGTTAGAAAAGCGTGCTAGACGCACCTCGGAGTTTGTTAAGAAATGTCAATGGTTTTCCCCATGATAACTCGCAGCTAGCAGGGCCGGGAGATTGGACGCTACTGGGGCTGCACCTGGGGTGGAGGAGTAGGGGGCCAGCCCAAGCTGTCAAGACAATGGAGGTTGGGGTTCTTGCTAGGTGTAGGCCAACAGCACAGGGTCAGTCGTCTGTCAGATGGAAGAAGATCGGTGGTACCGAGAGGGTTTAGATCCAGAGTTTGGTTAGGCAGAACTCTAGGAGAAAACTTCGCCGGATTTAACGCTAACCCTGGGTTGAAATCAGGAGTGACGAATGGGTGTTTGGAGGCGACAAAGCCCTATTTTGATTGGGCAAAAGAGCCGAATTTAGCCGATAATTAGGCTGTTTAGGCCAAAATTTGGCCTGGTGTATTCCCCAGCCTTTCCCCATTGACTCCCCTGGCGAATGCTGCAATAGTTGAGCGTAATTCTCGGGTACGCACCAAATCTGGGTTAATTAACGGGTTTTGCGAGATAGCATACTCCTGTTCTGATTGCTCACTTGGTATATTTGCCTAGCCTTCAGTTCTTTGCCTCCCCCGTCAAACGATGCAGTATTCAGTCAAGCTTCTTGTTGCCGCACTGTTTGCCCTTAGCCCGGCAGCTCACCCCAATCTGAAGACGTTTGCCCTAGCCCAGGTGACGCCAGCGTTTTCAGTACCCGAAACGGTGCCCGCAGGAACGACCCTATCGATTCAGAGTTCCCCCAATTTGGGCTTTGCCACTGAGGCACTTAAACAAGAATTTGAGGCGACCTACGAAGGGACTGATGTCGGCGTCGCGGTGACCAATAGCGATCAGGCGATCGCGTCCCTACTCGACGGCACTACTGATCTAGCGGCGATCGGTCGGCCGCTGACTGAAGCAGAACAGGCCCAAGACCTGAATACGGTTGCCTTAGATCGGGCCAAAATTGCGATCGTGATTGGCCCCAACAATCCCTTTACCGGTAGCCTTACCTTTGAGCAGTTTGCCGCCATGTTTCGTGGCGAAATCACCGACTGGTCAGCGGTAGGCGGTCAGCCCGGCCCAATTCGCTTTGTCGATCGCCCCGAAGACAGCGACACCCGCCGTTCGTTAGGGCAGTACGACGTCTTTGCTAATGCTCCTTTTGTGGCTGGGGCCACTGCCGACACAGTGGCTGAAGACGATACGGCCGCGGTCATTCAGGCGTTAGGCGATGACGGCATTAGCTATGCGATCGCCCCCCACGTACTCGACCAACCGGCGGTTACCGTCGTGCCGATGCACCAGACCCTGCCCGATGACCCGCGCTACCCTTATTCTCAGCCCCGCTACTTTGTCTACCGGGGTGAGCCGAGTCCAGCAGTGGCCGCCTTTTTAGGCTATGTGACCTCTCCTGAAGGAGCAACGGCCCTGACTGCGGCCCAGGTTGCCGAAGTGGGCGCGGTAACCGCAGGCGTCGTCGCCCCTGCCGAGCCCCTGCCTGAAGCGGATCCCGTCGCTGCTCCGGGTGTTGCCGACTCAGACACCGTGGCTCAAGCGCCAACCGACCCAGCCCCGGCTGTCGAAGCCAATGAGGGTGGCTTTGCCTGGTGGTGGGTGCTCTTGCCCCTCGCGGCCCTGGGTGGTTTGGCCTGGCTACTCGGTCGTAGCCGAGGCAGTATGGCTCCCAATCCCGATACGTCCGTTGTGACCCCTGCCGCCTCCGACCTCCCTGGCCCACCGCCCACCGCCGAACATCCGGTTCCCCCTGTGGTTGAGCCGCCCGTGGCACCGCCCCCGGCAGTGCCCTTGGTCGATGAGCCCGCAGTGGTAGCTGTGCCTGAGCCAGTTGTCCCTGAGCTAGTCGTACCTGAACCAGTCGTACCTGAGCCAGAAGTGCCCGAATTAATCGTGGCCGATGTGTCAGTACCCGAACCAATAGTAGTTACCCCCGAACCTGAGAGTAGTCCCGAGCCCGAAGTCGTTCCCGAGCCCGAGCTTGTCGTTGTCGAAGAAAGTATTATCGAGCCTGCGACTATTCCCGAGCCCGAAATCGTTCCCGAGCCCGAGCTTGTCGTTGTCGAAGAAAGTATTGTCGAGCCTGCGACTATTCCCGAGCCCGAAATCGTTCCCGAGCCCGAGCTTATCGTTGTCGAAGAGAGTATTGTCGAGCCTGAGATTATTGTTGTAGAAGAGGTGCCACCCCCTGCCGAACCTGTGGCAGAACCGCCACCGCCCCAGCCAGTAGTGCCGCCGGTTGTTGCTGCCGGAATGGGTTTGGCAGGGTTGGCCGCTGGCGCAGCCGCTTCCTTAGCAAGTACTAAAGACCAGTCGGCGGTAGAAGCCAGCAAGTTTAACGTGGTGGGTCGCCCTACCGATGGCGACATTGATCTATCGACCATTGATGATGGCCTGCCGCCCTTGCCCGACGGCTATGGTGAAAGCCGCATTGTGCTGATGCCCCGTGACCCCCAGTGGGCCTACGCCTATTGGGATACACCCCATACCCACAAAGAAGAACTGCGCCGCCAGGGAGGAGAACATCTGGCCCTGCGCCTCTACGATGTCACCGGCATTAATCTGGAGGATCAGGCTCCCCACAGCCTGCAACAGGTGGGCTGCGATGAAATGGCTCGCGAGTGGTACATGCAGATTCCGGTCAGCGATCGCGACTACCAAGTCGAGATCGGCTATCTGACGGGCGATGGTCGTTGGCTGGTACTAGCCCGTTCCAACCCCATTCGCATTCCCCCCGTTTACCCATCCGACTGGACAGAAGAACACTTTCTCTCGGTCACTTGGGAAGAAAATCTGCGCGGCAGAACTATCATGACCCTGAGTGACCCCAGCACCGCAAGGGCCGATGCAGGTTTGCACGAACAGCTCTATGCCCTAGCCCAGGGGGGTGAAGCTCTGCGAGTAGATGGGTCTTTATTTGGCTCTATGCACCATGTGGCTGGATCAATGGCACCGCCCATGAGTTCCTTTATCTTCCCCTCTGGGGCAGGGTTACAGGCTGCGGCTATGGGGCCGGGGCTCACCATGTCTGGAGTTTCGGGCTTTACGCTGTCTGGGTTTCCTGGCCCCATGGCCGAATTTCCTGGTTTAACCCCGTCAGGGATGGGGTTTGCTGGGCTGACGATGTCGGGCTTTTCGGGGCTAACCATGTCAGGTGTTTCGGGGTTAACTATGTCAGGGGTGGGGCTGGGCGCGTCTATGCCGCCGATCCGCCCCCGCAAGTTTTGGCTGGTGGCCGACGCTGAACTGATTGTCTACGGTGCCACGGAACCCGACGCGTCGGTAACGGTGGGCGGCGTGCCCATTCAGCTGGCCGAAGACGGCACCTTCCGGTTCCAGACCTCCTTCCAGGACGGCACTATTGAGTACCCGATCATGGCGGTAGCAGCCGATGGCGAGCAGAGCCGAAATATCCATATGACCTTTGAGCGCCAAACCCCCGAGCGACGCACCAATACTAAGGACGAAGCTCAAGATGAATGGCCAAGCGCGTAGGGCTTAAAGGATGGGAGGAACAGGCTACCCCATGCTGGTAACAAACTCACTGCTGAAAGACTAGCAGACGCAATGCATGAGGCTGTGAGCGATCGAGCAATGCGTCAACGCTCCGCCAATCCTTGAGCAAAAATTCAAGCTGAAGCTGGGGTGGCCAATGCCGTCGCAATCATCTCCCAACTTGAAAAGCGCGGAGTTTTCTGTGGAAAAAGCTGTGGAAAAAACTAGTAAGGGAAGTCTGAGCCTAGTCGTCGGCACGACATAATACCGAATCCGAGTGCCATACCCCCAATAGCAAAACTTTGCCCGTCATCTCGCGCCGCTGAGGGTATGGGTTTTGGTGGGACTTGGGCGAGGTGTTGCCCTGCTCCAGCGCTTCTTCGATCAGCGCCTGAATCACCACGCCGTTCTCAGCGTGGAGGTTAACCATGCCGCCGTGGTCACCGGTGTGGCGCATGGTTCTAAAGCTATCGGCAGCATCGACCATCAGCACGCCGGGGTAGGCCATGTAGAGCTTAAAGCGAGAGACCCCATCGTTGTTGATCAAGTCGGGCAGTTCGGCCAGCGACCCTGGGTTGATATCGGTGAGAATGACGTGAAAGGCGTAGTCGACGCAGCACTGAGGCGCTGCCGCTGCCAATCGTCTGTCTAGCGCCGCCTTGGGCTTTCGTCGTGGAACTGCTGGGCAAAGTCAATGATCGTGGTGGAAGGTTCCCGGTTCGAGGGCCGCCTTGCACCTTGAACCTTGAACCCCAAATCCCTAGTTGCGATAGTGCAGCTCTTCTAGCCAAACGCGCAGTTCATCGTCAGAGGCGTGGTTGATGGTCAGTTGAGTCAGGGGGTCGTAGGCATTCCATAGGGTTGCGCCCGAGTCGTCGGTGGCTGGCCAGACATGGGGTTCGTTGGTGGCATTTAGATGAGCTAAGATGCCGTGCCAAACGCTAGCCAGTTGGGTAACGAGGCTGGGGCGCTGGTGAGCAGTATTGATGGGCCAGTAGCTGCTGTTCATAGTAAATCTC is a genomic window of Nodosilinea sp. E11 containing:
- a CDS encoding FAD-dependent oxidoreductase, with protein sequence MVLTGRPISYWIDSTLPSSYPTLSTDIAVDVAVVGGGLAGVVTAKLLKQAGKTVALIEADRIGCGVSGHTTAKLSALHQLIYADLVDEHGQEKARLYGESNRAAIARLADLIATEAIDCNFERKANYTFATDEDGLAKVKAEVEVSQALGLPTRFVESVDLPFAITGAIMMPDEAQFHPRKFMLAIAATLPGDGSHVFEQTRVTTVDDESPCRVITEGGATVTAQDVVITTNLPILDIGLYFAKTYPQRSYIVGGRIEATQAPQAMYIGVGQNYRSIRTAPTDDGSTMLMVGGEGHKVGSDEATDERFQRLENYLQSTFGVTPEYRWSTQDMVSFDKLPYIGTLTPAHRHTYVATGFSLWGMAKSVLSAMVLSDRILGLENPWADLYEATRPTPFVTTTSIQKNLEVGTRWVGDRFKGLFDSTDSVAPGEGKLVTHKGSKIAAYRDEHNQLHTVSAVCPHLGCIVAWNEAETSWDCPCHGSRFSTEGKILHGPAVKPLDAKVCD
- a CDS encoding MarR family transcriptional regulator, which codes for MAPIFFNSSSQVAQEPFVGAMRELARAYHAFSTYSDAHMRQFDLTPAQFDVLATLNNTVGMAMGDIGEKTLITKGTLTGVVDRLVQKQLVLRETPADNRRSVIVRLTPAGQSLFEKASAAHLAQLRQRVERLDPADLDQLQTLLGRLRQVF
- a CDS encoding carotenoid oxygenase family protein, with the protein product MTAPEAGPNADTFSVDDWSSGYRSQPDEHSYWITDIEGSIPTDLDGTLFRNGPGLLDIHGHPVKHPFDGDGMISSIAIRNGQAFFRNRFVRTAGYVAEQQAKKPLFRGVFGTQKPGGPLANAFDLKLKNIANTHIVYWADKLLALWEAAEPHRLDPSTLETLGLDYLNGLIAPGGSFTAHPKIDPGHHGDQRLVGFSVKTGLSSTITLYEIDAQGNALSQHSHTIPGFAFMHDFALTPNYAIFFQNPVSFGPIPFLLGLKGAAECISYNPKQPTKILIIPRNGDPMQVIETDPCFVFHHANAFEQEGQIVIDSICYDSFPSLDGSSDFREVDFDRVPAGELWRFSLDRAAGTAEVSKLLTRCVEFPTLHPDRVGRPYQHLFIGTAHAPQGNAPLQAILKLDTHTGETQTWSAAPRGFMGEPLFVPRPQGQGEDDGWVLVLMYNAERQCSDLVILEGRDLTAGPVARLKLSHHVPYGLHGSFVPHYFGPEQS
- a CDS encoding folate/biopterin family MFS transporter; the protein is MTVSHSTSSGIKGFVETRILLGQPLTSELAAILLVYFVQGILGLARLAVSFFLKDDLGLTPAEVAALSGIATLPWTIKPVFGLLSDGLPIFGYRRRPYLILSGILGAGAWLALATVVQTGWAAIAAITLSSLSVAVSDVIVDSLVVERARGESLGNAGTLQSLAWGTSAVGGILTAYLGGALLQHVSTRTVFGITATFPLIVSLVAVLIAEEAVDSPSWTVVNHQVKQLWQAVRQRAIWMPALFLFLWQATPTADAAFFFFTTNDLGFQPEFLGRVRLVTSLAALLGIWVFQRFLRTVPFRTIFAWSTVLSSVLGMSMLLLVTHVNRSLGIGDEWFSLGDSLVLTVMGEIAFMPVLVLSARLCPPGVEATLFALLMSVVNLAGLLSHELGALLTHWLGVTETNFDHLWQLVLITNLTTLLPLPLLFLLPNSSSQGVGDSQPNAHPPVETPLVSETLFAIPSTERPVPAGDRD
- a CDS encoding DUF4912 domain-containing protein; protein product: MGLAGLAAGAAASLASTKDQSAVEASKFNVVGRPTDGDIDLSTIDDGLPPLPDGYGESRIVLMPRDPQWAYAYWDTPHTHKEELRRQGGEHLALRLYDVTGINLEDQAPHSLQQVGCDEMAREWYMQIPVSDRDYQVEIGYLTGDGRWLVLARSNPIRIPPVYPSDWTEEHFLSVTWEENLRGRTIMTLSDPSTARADAGLHEQLYALAQGGEALRVDGSLFGSMHHVAGSMAPPMSSFIFPSGAGLQAAAMGPGLTMSGVSGFTLSGFPGPMAEFPGLTPSGMGFAGLTMSGFSGLTMSGVSGLTMSGVGLGASMPPIRPRKFWLVADAELIVYGATEPDASVTVGGVPIQLAEDGTFRFQTSFQDGTIEYPIMAVAADGEQSRNIHMTFERQTPERRTNTKDEAQDEWPSA